The nucleotide sequence GACAGGCGACTGCTCAAGGCTCTCTCCTTGCAAATCAAGCCTAGACCAAAGGACCCTCAGTGGTACAATATCAACCATATATACTCAGACATAGATATTTGTTATGTTTCTCTACCCTACCAGAATTCATATGTAATTCTTACCATCTCATCCAACCTACCTGTAGGCGCAAGATAATTTTGACCAAGGTGGCCACCCATTGTACATATGCTGTGGGTATTCTTGTTGCTTATGTCAGATGTCCTCGCACTGAAGACGGTGCTAAAATAGTAAGGTACGATGGACATCTTGTTACTGTTGAGAGTCTGCCCATGCTACAAGGATATCAGCCTGCTACTCCTGCTGAGGGAGTGCCCAAGCAAATGAGTTGAAGAAGAAATGCAGCTTGTTTTTGATGGAGAAGCAAGACGGATATCAGTTCTATATATTCCAGCACTATATTATTATGTATGTCTATGTCATGTACTACTGGATGATCTCTGGTATTTATGATGTTGCTGGCATGGTATGAAGATGAGTCTAGTAGTATTTCTGTTTGAGCAAATTTCTGCTTTAGCAACTGGATGATCTGTGTGATCGCTTTCTAAGAAAAGATATTTGTGATGTAGCTGGCTTGGTACTGGTCGTACAGATGAACCTTATGCATTGTTGGATGAACCCATTGTTGGTTTGAATCCTGCCATGAGAGATGATTGGCCATGTATCGCATTTCGAATGATACAATGTCTGGTCGTACAGGTGTTTGGACAAAAGAGCGTCGTACGCAGGTCAGTTTGCTTGTTGGATGATGCTTGATATCA is from Triticum aestivum cultivar Chinese Spring chromosome 1B, IWGSC CS RefSeq v2.1, whole genome shotgun sequence and encodes:
- the LOC123149756 gene encoding uncharacterized protein; translated protein: MAASLRAAAKRMLRPAVHPGEGLRTQHQQHSGTPRALDEGYNHASQIQQKKEELYNLIAKAVAEPTTTWLDRRLLKALSLQIKPRPKDPQWRKIILTKVATHCTYAVGILVAYVRCPRTEDGAKIVRYDGHLVTVESLPMLQGYQPATPAEGVPKQMS